The Lentimicrobiaceae bacterium DNA segment ATCTCGATTTGAAAAAGACTTCAAAAGAGCTCAAAAAATTTCTATCATCAGGACTCTCATATTTCAACTGTTTCAACATCCTTAGCTATGTAACCACACACTATGCAAAACCAAGTTTTGAACTTAATCGAAATGTAGGTTCATTCTTGTCGGTTTCATCTCTTAAAGCTAATGAAATTAGAAAACTTTCACAATCACAAATCACTGCACCGGTATTTGATTCCAAAGCCATACAACATTTAAGGGGAGATAAGGTTGCTAAGTGAGTTGCGTGTTGCGTGTTGCGGGTTGCGTGGTTCGGGTTAGTTTCGAGTTCTGTCCCGAAGTTTCGGGAGAGTTCCGAGTACCAAAAATAAAAACTCCTTAATCCTTAATCAAAACTCAGAACACTCATCACCCATCACCCATCACCCATCACCCATCACTGACCACCAATCACAAAAAAGCTAGCGGCTAAAAGCTAAAAGCCAAAGGCTTCTAATTTTTCCTGCGTTTTTCTTACTTTTGCCAAATTAAAACTAAATCTTACACAAGGAATTACAGGTAAATGCTTTGCGTTACATTTTAATAAAAGTATAAAACTATGAAAAGTTTAATTGAAAAAATTGCTCAAATATCGGCACAAAAAGCAAGTCAGATTGATACAAAAAAAACGGATTTGCTCAAAATAGCCAGCAATTATGGTGATGTTGAACCTTATAACTTGTTTTTATATTGGTTTAATATGTTTCCTAATTGTATTGAGTTCGGTAAAAAAACCAATTTTGAAAAAGCTTGCAATCACATTATTTCTCACTACAGCGATGAAATAAAAGAGATATTTATTACAGACAAAAAGGGGGAAGAAATCGCAAATGTGGTTGTTTGGTTGTACGAAGATACACTCATCAATTTATCAAATAAATATGATGAAAAACCTTTGGTTTATTACAGAGTTACGCCATACGAGAAAGTTAACAAATTGGTGCAAGAAATCTCCGATTTTAAAAATGAAAAAACTCATATACCGAGGATTAGTTTAATCCACAATTCTTTTGGCTCTCTATCTACAAAAAAAATGAAAATTAAACATCCAAAGTTGACCATAAAAGATAACTACAACGATGATTTTCAACCTGTTCATAAAACCATAATAAACCGTTTGCAAAAAGATAATGATAAAGGTTTGGTGCTTTTGCACGGAAAGCCCGGAACTGGAAAAACATATTATTTGCGTTATTTGATATGTCAGCTTCGCAAAGATGTTATTTTTTTACCACCCAATATGGCAGCATCTATCACCGATCCGGGGCTTATAGAATTGCTTATGGAAAATAAAAACAGTGTTTTCGTGGTCGAAGATGCGGAAAACATCCTGATAGACAGAAATCAAACAGGTTCGTCGGCTGTATCTGCATTGCTAAACCTGACAGATGGATTACTTTCCGACTGTTTGAATATTCAAGTAATCTGTTCGTTCAATACAGATTTATCGGAGCTTGATAAGGCTTTGATTCGCAAAGGAAGATTAATTGCAAAATACGAATTTAAAGAGCTTGAAGCATCAAAAGCACAAGCTTTGTCAAACAAACTCGGCTTCAACAGTAAAATAGAAAAACCAATGACTTTGACCGATATATACAATCAGGACGAAGATTCGTATGCTCCGAAAATTAAAAAATCCATGGGTTATAATAAAAATAATTAATTTCCAATATTTATTATTGCTTCTACTATAAAATTAATTCCGCACAGATTCATTAAGTACTTTAAGAATTATAAATTATGACAACAGAAAAGAAAGATTCGGATATTATTTTTGCTACAATAGAGAAAGAAATTAAAAGTGATGCTTGGAATAAAATTTCTATGGAATTTCAATGGACGGAAGAGCTTCTAGAAAAATATGAAGATAAAGTCGATTGGAGTTTAATTTCATTAAACAGCGATATAACTTGGACTACATCGATGCTCGAAAAGTTTAAGGATAAAGTTTCTTGGTATCATTTATCTAATTACTCTTATGCAGAAATTGATAAAGCCAAAAAACTGTACACAGAGGAAAATCTTAGACAATTTCAAGATTATTGGGATTGGAATGAATTATCCGACAGTATCACTGACATTGAACTAATAGATAAGTTTATTGACAGGTGGGATTGGGATAAAATAATTAACAATCTTAATATTGAATACGGTTTGTTAAATGCCGAATTTTTAGAAAAATATATCGATTATATTCCGGTTTCGTCTATAATGAATTCCACGTTGTGGGAATATTTAGTTGATGATGAAATTGATAAAATTGAAGACAAATTGATTCTTAAAATTAAGAAAAGTAAACGTAAGAATGGAAAAAAAATAAAGGAAGATTCGGATTATATTTTTACTACAATTAGGGAGACGGTTAAAAAGGAGGCATGGGAAAGGATTTCCAAGAGTTTT contains these protein-coding regions:
- a CDS encoding AAA family ATPase, translating into MKSLIEKIAQISAQKASQIDTKKTDLLKIASNYGDVEPYNLFLYWFNMFPNCIEFGKKTNFEKACNHIISHYSDEIKEIFITDKKGEEIANVVVWLYEDTLINLSNKYDEKPLVYYRVTPYEKVNKLVQEISDFKNEKTHIPRISLIHNSFGSLSTKKMKIKHPKLTIKDNYNDDFQPVHKTIINRLQKDNDKGLVLLHGKPGTGKTYYLRYLICQLRKDVIFLPPNMAASITDPGLIELLMENKNSVFVVEDAENILIDRNQTGSSAVSALLNLTDGLLSDCLNIQVICSFNTDLSELDKALIRKGRLIAKYEFKELEASKAQALSNKLGFNSKIEKPMTLTDIYNQDEDSYAPKIKKSMGYNKNN